The Thermoleophilaceae bacterium genome includes the window CGGTGCCCCACAGGAGCGGCGGGGTGGTGCGCAGGCGATCGATCAGGGACCCGAAGACGCGGGTGCTCGCCTTGGCGAGGCGCGTGTCGAAGATCCGGCCGCTGTGAGCGGCGTCGTGGTGGACGTGAAGTAGCACCGCGCGCTCGGCCTGGCGCGGGCCGACGCGCGCCACGACGTTGTGGCAGATGCGCCTGGCAAGCGCGCGCCGCAGCACTCGCGAGCCAAGCTCGAGGTCGTCCGCCGCGCCCCACGCGGAGAGCCCGGCCACGAGGGCGGCGCTCCGGCGCGGGCGGAGGGCTGCCCCCACCGCGATCAGCGACAGCACGCCGAGCGGGCGCCAGTAGGTGCCGTCCACCGGCTCCTCCATAACCGTCACCTCGGCGCCGGCCTCGCGAAGCTCCCCGGCGATCATCGCCGCGGCTCTGCCCTCGCCGGGGCTCGCGCTCGGCCGCGGGAACGACGCGAGCTGCTCCACGCGCCGCCGGAGGCCGGTTTCTTCGAGCACGGTCATCCAGACCCGACTGCCCGCGGGGAGTTCCGAGCAAACGGCGGTGGCGCCGGGCTGACTCGCTCACCCGGTCTGCGGCTCCACCCCAGCCGATCTGCGGCTCGCTACGGATTTGCGAGAGCGCTCGGGCGATTACGTTCGATCTCGGCCAACTAGACCGAGGAGTCCGCTGATGACGATTCACCCCAAGGAGCCGAAGGATCTCGCGCTTGCCCCGGTGGCGGCGGAGATCGATTTGAACCTCCAGCGCCTGCGCGACCGATCTCCCGAGGAGATCGACTACGAGCTCACGCTCGAGCTCAACCAGCCGGCGGACGGAGACGGCGCGGAGGAGAGGGCGGCACGGGTGCTCGCCGTGGCCCTGCGTGACGTCGACCTCCACCACTGGAGCGCCGAGGTGACGGACGACCACGCCCGCCTGCGCCTCTCGGGCGGCTCGGTGTCGCTCGACCTCAGCCTGAGCCCGTCGGTGCGCGCCTACATCAACCACGGGGTGACCGCGGCCGCTTAGTCTTTTGCATCAGTGCCCGATGTGACCACCGTTCAGGAGGTGCTCGACCGCCTCACGGCGCTCGACGAGTCGCTGCCGCCGACCGACGGCGTGAAGTGGTTCAACAAGCTCTACCTGGAGGTCACGCAGAACGTGGCGAGCGCGGTGCCGAACCAGCCGCAGGCGGACCCGGGGTTCCTCGCCGCGCTCGACGTCTACTTCGGCAACCGCTACTTCCACGCGCTCGACGCGGCCGGTGACAGGGCGCTGCCGCACGGATATCCCTTCCACGCCTGGAAGCCGCTGTTCGAGGCCCGCTTCAACAGGCAGATCGCGCCGGTGCAGTTCGCGCTCGCCGGCATGAACGCTCACATCAACCACGATCTCGCGATGGGCGTGTGCGACACGTGCGCCGCGCGTGGCGAGACGCCCGGCGATCCGCAGCACAAGGACTACAACTCGGTGAACGGCCTGATCTCGAAGGTCGAGAAGGAGATGAAGGCGTGGATGATGACCGGGCTGCTCAAGGAGCTCGACCTCGCCTTCAACCCGGTTGACGACATCGTGGCGGTGTGGGACGTGGAGCGTGCGCGCGACGCCGCGTGGGTGCGCGCCGAGGTGCTGTGGGCACTGCGCGACCTACCCGAGCTGCAGGACGCCGAAGAGGCGGCGAACGACCGGACGACGGGGCTCGCCGGCCGGGCGCTGCTCGTGCCGGTGGGGCTGCTCTAGGTCTCGCTCGCCACGGGCGCCACCAGGCCGCTGAGCTCTCGCTCGGGCGATCGTACGCCCGGCACCGCGAGGAAGGAGATCGTGGCGATCGCGCCGATCACGCCGGCGAGCACCAGCGTGGTCTCGGCGCCGATCGCCTCTGCGATGGGCCCGGTGATGGCGAACGACAGCGGGATCAGCCCGATCGACACGAGCCAGTCGAAGCTCGACACGCGGCCGAGCATCTCGTTCGGCACGAGCGCCTTCATGAGCGTTCCCCAAACCACGTTGCCCGCGGCCGCCAGGCCGCCGCTCACGAGTGCGATCAGCGCGAACACCCACGCGCCGCTCGCCACGGCGAAGCCCACGAGCAGGAGCGCCTCGATCGACCAGGCCGCGAACATCAGGCTCACGCAGCGTCGCGGCAGGCCGGCCTGGGCTATTGCGGCCGCGCTGAGGATCGCGCCCACGCCGCCCGCCGCCCTGATCGCGCCGAACATCGCGCCGCCACCGTGAAGCGAGTTCTTCACGAGGTAAGGCACGAGCACCTGGTACGGCCCGAAGTACGCGAGCAGGCTGAGGCATGCGGCCCCCAGCGTCCCCCACAGCCACGCGTTGGCGCGCACGAAACGGAAGCCCTCGGCTATCTCGCCAATGGCCTCCCGCGCCGACTTGGCGCCGGCGGCGGGCCGGTGCCCCGGCCGCATCATCGAGAGCGCGCACACCGCCACGAGGAACGTGGCGGCGTCCACTAGGAAGGCCACGCCGGGGCTGGCCAGCGCAACGAGGATGCCGCCCACCGCGGGGCCCACCAACTGCATCGCCAGCGGCCGCATGAAGTTGTCGAGCGCGGCGGCCGCCGTGTAGTCGTCCGGGGGGACGAGGGTCGGGACGATCGCCTCGAACGCGGGCAGGAAGAAGGCCTCCGCCGCGCCGTACACGGCCACCGGTACGAGCAGCATCCAAAGCTCGAGGTGACCGCTCACCGACAGCACGCCGATCACGCCGATCGCGAGCGCTTCGGTCGCGCTCGCGGCGATGAGCACCCGGCGGCGCTCGAGGCGGTCGCTGATCGCGCCGCCGAACAGGAGGAACACGACCGTGGGGAGAGTCCACGCCACGCCCACGAGCGACAGCGCCGTGGGCGCGTTCGACAGCTCATACGCCTGCCAGGCGATCGCGACGAAGTAGATGCCGTCGCCGAGGAGCGAGACCGCCGCGCCGATCCAGAGCAAACCGAAGTCGCGCCGCCGGAGCGGCGTGAGCAGCCGGAGACGGGACGCGTGGACGTTCACGCCACCGCCACGATACGCGCAACGGCTCCTGACCATGCTGGTCGTTTGCGCCAACAAAGGCCGCCGCCCCGGCCATCGGGCCGGGGCGGTGGGGGAGGCGGCGGAGACTGTCGCCAGAAGCACAGTCTGCGCCGCTGCGCGCACGCCAGACGCTCAGCATGACTGGCGCGCGCGTAATGCTCTTGGATCAGCGAGTGCATGACCGCTCCTTGTGGATCGTTGAAATCCGGAGCGCCTGCGAGCTACAGAGGTCGAATGTGTCCGTTCGACACCTGGTCGCGGGCGATCCGGCTGCCCGCGACCCAGTCGAACTGTCTAGGTCAGGAGCAGCAGGCGGCCGCCATCGCCGTATGCGGCGATGAGCGTGCTTGCCGGGTTGCTCGTATGTAGACGTAGCTGGGACACGAAGAAGCGACCGTACCAGTGGTCGGTTCGGTGTCAAGCGAAGAACGCGTTAAGGAAGGCGCGCTACCGTGAGGCGCAGACCGAGCGAGGAGCTTCGAATGCGATTTCTCCGAACGACCTCCACGGCGCGCCTGCTCGCGCTCGTGATCGGAGTAGCCGTCGTAGCGGCCGCCACCGCCGCCATAGCACTGGCCGCCACGAGCGGGGGCGGGACCAAGCCGCCGCCGAAGCCGCTCGCCCAGGCCGTGCACGATGCGCTGACGGCGCCCAGGGTCGACGGCGTGTCCGCGCGCGTGAAGTTCACGAACCACCTGATCGACTCGAGCGCGATCACCGGGTCCAACCCGCTGATCAGCGGCGCGAGCGGCCGCCTCTGGGCGAGCTCGGACGGCAAGGTGCGGATCGAGCTGCAGTCGTCTGGCGGCGACGTGCAGCTCGTGTCGAACGGCAAAAGCTTCCTCGTGTACGACGGCTCGTCGAATACCGCCTACACCGGCCAGGTGCCGCAGCACCAGAGCAAGAGGCCGGAGCGGAAGACGCCGCCGTCGCTGTCCCGAATCCAGAAGGGCATCGCCCAGGCGCGCCAGCACGCCGCGGTTTCCGGCGCGATCCCCACGACGGTCGCCGGCCAGTCCGCCTACGAGGTGCGGGTGACGCCGCGCAACGGCGGGCTCGTATCGGGAGCGCGGCTCTTCTGGGACGCCGTGAAGGGCGTGCCGCTCAAGGTTTCCGTGTACGCCCGCGGGAACAGCTCGCCCGTGCTGTCGCTCAGCGCGACGAAGATCTCGTTCGGCAAGGTGAGCTCCTCGGTGTTCAACCTCTCGCCGCCGAAGGGCGCGCACGTGGTGGACCTCACGCAGAAGTCTGGCCCGGGCTCGAAGCAGCCGCTCAGCCCCGGCTTCACACCGTCGGCTCCGGCGAAGCTCGCCGGCAAGAGCCGCCAAGAGCTGAAGCGCCTCGCGTCGGGCGGCGTGCTCGCCACGTATGGCCAGGGCCTCGACGGCCTGGTGGTGTTCGAGAAGCCGGCCGGCCGGCAGCAGGCGCCGCCGCAGCAGCCTCAGCAGGGCGAGAACGGGCTGTCGCTGCCCACCGTGGACATCAACGGCACCACAGGGCAGGAGCTGCCGACGGCGCTCGGCACCGTGGTGCGCTTCACGCGGGGCGGCGTGGAGTACGTGGTGGCCGGCTCGCAGCCGCCGGCCGTTGTGCTGGCCGCGGCGCGCGCCCTCTAGCGATGGGCGACGCCGCCGCGCCCGTGGAAGTGCGCGGGCTGGTGAAGCGCTACGGCGACCTCACGGCGGTGGCCGGCGTGGACCTCACCGTTGAGCCCGGCGACGTGTACGGATATCTCGGGCCGAACGGCGCCGGCAAGACGACGTCGCTGCGCATGATGCTGGGCCTCATCCGGCCGACCGCCGGGCAGGTGCGGCTGTTCGGTAGGGACCCGCAGGTGACGGTGCGCGCGCTCGAGGGCGTGGCCGGTTTCGTGGAGGCGCCGCGCTTCTATCCCTACCTGAGCGGCCTCGAGAACCTGCGCATGATGGCGGCCTTCGACGGTGGCCACTCGCGCGAGCGCATCGCGTCCGCACTGGACGTCGTGGACCTGGCGGACCGCGCGAGGGACAAGGTCGGCGGCTACTCCCACGGCATGCGCCAGCGGCTCGGCATCGCCGCGGCGTTGCTGCGCGACCCGCGGCTGATGCTGCTCGACGAGCCCACCACCGGCCTCGACCCGGGCGGCATGCGAGACATGCGCCGGCTCGTGCGGCACCTCGCGTCCGAGGGAATCACCGTGATGCTGTCGAGCCATCTCCTGTCCGAGGTGGAGGAGCTGTGCAACCGCGTGGCGATCGTGCGCAGGGGGAGCATGGTCTACGAGGGGCATCTCGACGAGCTGCGTCGCACGGCCGGCGGCGGCTACCGCCTTCGCACCACCGACAACGCGGTGGCCGAGAAGGTGTGCCGAGCGCAGCCGGGCGTGGCGAACGTGCGCACGAGCGGAGCGGAGATCCACTTCAGCGCGGAGGAGCCCGTGGTGGGTGAGCTGTCGGTGGCGCTCGTGGAGTCCGGGGCCGCGATCCTCGCGCTCGCGCCCGAGCACGCCACGCTCGAGGAGCTCTTCTTCCGCCTCACAGAGGGGGGCGAGGAGAGCGACCGCGCGCCCAGGGCGCTGGAGCCCACGGCATGAGCGCGCATCCGGGAGTCGCGACCGTCTACCGCTGGGAGCTGCGCAAGCTGCGCTCGCAGAAGCGCACGTACCTCGGGCTCGGCGCCGCCGCGGCCGTGCCGATCATCTTCGTCACCGCCACCTCGCTGCGCGGCGGCGGCCCCAACGACGTGCCGTTCGGGCGCTACATCCATGACACCGGCCTGGCGATCCCGCTCGTGCTGCTCCTGTTCGGCTCGATCTGGATGTTCCCGCTGATCACGGCTCTCGTGGCGGGCGACATCGTGGCCTCGGAGGACGGCAACGGCACGCTCAAGACCATCCTCACGCGCTCGCTCGAGCGCGGTCAGGTGTTCAGCGGCAAGACGCTCGCGGCGTTCACCTATGCGGTGGCCGCGATCTTCATCAACGGCGTGGTGGCGATCGTCGCCGGGGTGATCGCCTCGGGCTTCAACCCGATCGTGAGCCTGTCCGGCACCACGGTGTCGGCGCCGCGCGGGCTGCTGCTGGTGGTGCTGAGCCTGCTCGTGTACCTGATCCCGATCGTGGCGATCGCGTGCGTGGGGCTGCTGCTGTCCACGGTCACGCGCAACAGCGCGGCCGCGGTGGTGGGCACCCTGATGTTCTCGCTGATCCTCCAGCTCATCGGCATCCTGCCCGGGCTCGGCGCCACGCGGCCCTACCTTCTGAGCACGCAGTTCGACGCCTGGCAGGGCTTCCTGCGCCAGCCGATCGACTGGCAGCCGATAGTGCGCGCCGCCTGGGTGTGCTCGCTGTATGCGCTGCCCGCCATCGTGTGGGCGTATCTCGCGTTCCTGCGGCGCGACGTGGCCGGCGGCTGATCTGGCCGAGTCGCCAGGTGCCGCACGGCGCCAGCCTCGGGGCCGGCGGCACGGGGATCTTCATCTTCACGTTCGGCCCTTGCGTTCCGGGGTAGCCGGGGGCCGGTTGAAGCTGGAGAACCCGGAACGGAGCAGCGGCATGCGCGGAACAGTCTTGATTACTGGAGGAGCGGGCTTCATAGGCGCTCATGCCGCCGGCGAGCTGCTCTCCGGCGGCTGGCGCGTCCGCGCGCTCGACAATCGACCGCGCCGTGGCCGGGATGCGCCGGGCGCAGGCCGACGGGATCGACGTGCGCGGCTTCATCGGTGAGAGAGCGCCCAGTCGAGCGCGTGGTCGGCCACTTCCTCCCAGCCAGGCTGTGCCACGGTCCAGTGCGAGCGCTCGGGGTACTCCTTGAGCTCCGTCACGGCGGTGGAATGCCGGTAGAGCCTGTAGTTCGCGCGCGTGGTGGAGGCCGGGACGGTGTGGTCCTTGCCGCCTGCGAGCAGGAGCAGCGGCGCGCGCGTGTTGTTGCGGGTGTTCACCTTCGTCGGCGCATTGGGGTTGAAGTTCGCGAGGCCCGCCTGGAACAGCGGCCGCCCCGGCCCGGGTACGGCGTAGCGGTCGTAAGCCCGCCGCGAGTCCTCGTCGCTCAGCGTGTTCGTGAAGCCGTAGTGGAACTGCTCGGGCGTGAGCATCTGCGCGCGGTGACGGTTGGCGGGGTTCTTGAGCGCGACCGACGCCACCTTCAGCTGCGAGTAGGGAAGGCCGAAGATGCCCTTCGGCGGCGCCGGGTCGATCGCCACGCCAGCGGCGCCGAGTCCGCGGTCGAGCAGCAACTGGGTGACGAGCCCTCCGAACGAGTGGCCCATGACGATTGGCGGCGCCTCCAGCCCGCGGATGATCGCGTCGTAGTGATCGGTCACCTCGCCCACGCCCACCCGCTCGTACGGCTTCGTGTCGCGGCGCAGCTCCTCAATTGGACGCTCGAACCCGGGCCACGCCGGGGCGAGCACCTGGTGCCCGCGCGCCTCGAAGCGCTCCTTCCAGCCCTCCCAGCTGAGCGGAGTGAGCCAGAGTCCGTGGATCAGGACGATGGGCGGCGAGTCCACTAACCGGACGTTAGCGGATCAGCCGTCACCCACCACGGCGCCTGAACCGGCGATCGCATCGTGCTTCGGCGCCGGCATCTGCGAGTCGGGCCCGTGAACCGACTTCCAGATCGATTGGTTCAACGGCACGTCGGGCGCCGCGTCCGCCTGATTCAGGTTCCATCCGGCGGCGCTCCGGGCCATCGGCGCCGAGGCCGAGTTCACCGCGAAGGTGCCTCCGCCGAACGGCGTGATGGCGGGCTGGATCGCGTCGTACGGCGCGAAGTTGGGCTTGGACGTGAAGGCCGACCACATCGACGGCGCCCGAGCGTCGTAGATGCCCATCGGCGGCATGCCGAGAAGGCGCTCCGCGAGCGCCGTGAGCGCGGCGGCATCGTACTGGCGCGAATCGGTCCGGCCGGTCTGCGTGTAGGGGCTGATCACGTAGCCGAGCGTCCGGTGTGCGTCCACGTGATCGGGCCCGTCCTGGGCGTCGTCCTCCGTCACGAGGATGGCCGTGCTGCCCCAGTAGGAGCTGTGCGAGACGGCGGACACCAAGCGGCCGAGCGCGAGGTCGTTGTCCGCCATGAAGGCCTCCGGCGCAGGGCGGCCGGCCCGCGTGCCGGCGGTGTGGTCGTTCGGCAGGCGGACCATCTCGAACTTCGGGAGCGGGTCGCTGGGCGGCGCCACGCGCGGCAGCGGGCCGAGCTTGCGGCGGCGCTTCGGCGGCAGGTGCCTGCGCCGCGCCTCCTCCCGCCTCCGCTGCGCCTTCTCGCGCTTGTAGCGGGCGAGCGAGCGCGTGTGCACGGAATTGAAGTTCGCGAACTCGCGCTGCCACTCCGCCTCGCGGATGGTGTCCGGGCACGTGAGGTTGAAGCCCGGGTAGCGGCGGTCGACGTGACTGCCGAAGCGCGAGCTGAGGTGCGTGATGTTGCTGCTCGTGCTGGAGGTGGCGCAGCCGTTCGGCGACGTCGTGAACTCGCCGTAGATCCGATAGGACACGCCGTGCCGGTACGCGTCGTCCCAGATGTAGCCCTCGGTGGGGGCGGCAGCGCTCCGCTTCACACTCGAGTCGAACGACAGCGGCTCGCTCGCGAACACGC containing:
- a CDS encoding M28 family peptidase, with protein sequence MLEETGLRRRVEQLASFPRPSASPGEGRAAAMIAGELREAGAEVTVMEEPVDGTYWRPLGVLSLIAVGAALRPRRSAALVAGLSAWGAADDLELGSRVLRRALARRICHNVVARVGPRQAERAVLLHVHHDAAHSGRIFDTRLAKASTRVFGSLIDRLRTTPPLLWGTVAGPLLVAFGQLVRSRALRVAGGAISLVNLVTMIDIGRSPVVPGANDNLSGVAAGIAVMRALAANPPQRTSVFLFSSGSEESFLEGFDAFRRRGLPGLPREGTTCLCLESVGAPRLLLLDVPARAAARGEARAARTARARC
- a CDS encoding DUF5995 family protein; amino-acid sequence: MPDVTTVQEVLDRLTALDESLPPTDGVKWFNKLYLEVTQNVASAVPNQPQADPGFLAALDVYFGNRYFHALDAAGDRALPHGYPFHAWKPLFEARFNRQIAPVQFALAGMNAHINHDLAMGVCDTCAARGETPGDPQHKDYNSVNGLISKVEKEMKAWMMTGLLKELDLAFNPVDDIVAVWDVERARDAAWVRAEVLWALRDLPELQDAEEAANDRTTGLAGRALLVPVGLL
- a CDS encoding MFS transporter encodes the protein MNVHASRLRLLTPLRRRDFGLLWIGAAVSLLGDGIYFVAIAWQAYELSNAPTALSLVGVAWTLPTVVFLLFGGAISDRLERRRVLIAASATEALAIGVIGVLSVSGHLELWMLLVPVAVYGAAEAFFLPAFEAIVPTLVPPDDYTAAAALDNFMRPLAMQLVGPAVGGILVALASPGVAFLVDAATFLVAVCALSMMRPGHRPAAGAKSAREAIGEIAEGFRFVRANAWLWGTLGAACLSLLAYFGPYQVLVPYLVKNSLHGGGAMFGAIRAAGGVGAILSAAAIAQAGLPRRCVSLMFAAWSIEALLLVGFAVASGAWVFALIALVSGGLAAAGNVVWGTLMKALVPNEMLGRVSSFDWLVSIGLIPLSFAITGPIAEAIGAETTLVLAGVIGAIATISFLAVPGVRSPERELSGLVAPVASET
- a CDS encoding ABC transporter ATP-binding protein, which codes for MGDAAAPVEVRGLVKRYGDLTAVAGVDLTVEPGDVYGYLGPNGAGKTTSLRMMLGLIRPTAGQVRLFGRDPQVTVRALEGVAGFVEAPRFYPYLSGLENLRMMAAFDGGHSRERIASALDVVDLADRARDKVGGYSHGMRQRLGIAAALLRDPRLMLLDEPTTGLDPGGMRDMRRLVRHLASEGITVMLSSHLLSEVEELCNRVAIVRRGSMVYEGHLDELRRTAGGGYRLRTTDNAVAEKVCRAQPGVANVRTSGAEIHFSAEEPVVGELSVALVESGAAILALAPEHATLEELFFRLTEGGEESDRAPRALEPTA
- a CDS encoding ABC transporter permease, whose amino-acid sequence is MSAHPGVATVYRWELRKLRSQKRTYLGLGAAAAVPIIFVTATSLRGGGPNDVPFGRYIHDTGLAIPLVLLLFGSIWMFPLITALVAGDIVASEDGNGTLKTILTRSLERGQVFSGKTLAAFTYAVAAIFINGVVAIVAGVIASGFNPIVSLSGTTVSAPRGLLLVVLSLLVYLIPIVAIACVGLLLSTVTRNSAAAVVGTLMFSLILQLIGILPGLGATRPYLLSTQFDAWQGFLRQPIDWQPIVRAAWVCSLYALPAIVWAYLAFLRRDVAGG
- a CDS encoding alpha/beta hydrolase, which translates into the protein MDSPPIVLIHGLWLTPLSWEGWKERFEARGHQVLAPAWPGFERPIEELRRDTKPYERVGVGEVTDHYDAIIRGLEAPPIVMGHSFGGLVTQLLLDRGLGAAGVAIDPAPPKGIFGLPYSQLKVASVALKNPANRHRAQMLTPEQFHYGFTNTLSDEDSRRAYDRYAVPGPGRPLFQAGLANFNPNAPTKVNTRNNTRAPLLLLAGGKDHTVPASTTRANYRLYRHSTAVTELKEYPERSHWTVAQPGWEEVADHALDWALSHR